The window ATCTTTTTAAAATCAGGTTGTTTATATTTTTCCATATTTTGCTGCAGTATATTAACGGATTACTGTTTCGGGAACAGTATCAAAGTCTATATAAATTATCTTTCTGCTTCCATACCAGCCAATGTCAACAAAATTTAACAATAACTTACCGGCTGTATTTACCTATCCATTTATGGAGAGTTGTTTTAGGAATTCTATATCGTATAATAATTTCTTCCCTCGTCATTCTGCCATTTTTTATTTGTTCAAGAATAAAATCTATGACTTCTCTGGTATAAATATTTTTGCGAAACTGAGGCAATCCCGTTTTTTTATCTTCGGATAGAGTATTTTTAATTTTAGGGGAGGCTGGAGCATAAAGAATCAAATGCTGAGTATAGATTCTAAAAAAATCATATTCCAAAAGTTTACTCCATTTAAGGACAATTTCAGTATCCAGACTGCTGCAGGTATACATTTCACCTACCTCTTTTTCAGTACAGTGGAAAAAATTACAGATACGGGATAATTCTATATTGCTTTCAGAAACGGCATGCTTAATCAGATTTCCTATATGAATGTTTTTATAATTCATATTTATTTTTTCTTTTAAAATACCAGTACTCCAGAAAGGAAACAGTATTTATAATCGGTTTGTGTTTTATTTTAATAGGTCAACTAGGTCTGTAAAAGGATACTTTGATTATTTTTATTCTTATCAGACAGGATATTTAAAGGTTCCGGCGGGGCGCTCCGCCCCGCCGGAACTAAACATTAGGAAGACATTCTCTGTGCTGTAATATGAATACGTCTGATATTATTGGCTGCAATAGTATCATTTAAATTATCCACATACACAAAAATGGTTAATCGATACCAAATACCATCAATTGCCAGGTCTATGGTTTCTATTTCCTGAGAATCATCAGTAGTGCTTGTAGAATTTATAGGGGTAGAACTGCTGTTCATATTATCACCCCAGTTAAGATAGATCCCGTTATCTGTTTCCACATACCCTCCAGGAGCGACTAAAATATTGGCTCTACGGAAACGGTCTACACTGGATAATGCCGCATACCACATTTTCACATTACTGGAAGATACATTGACTAATCTGGGATTATATGTTACTCCACCTGACCCTGTATTGGAACTGCCCG of the Chryseobacterium capnotolerans genome contains:
- a CDS encoding transposase; the protein is MNYKNIHIGNLIKHAVSESNIELSRICNFFHCTEKEVGEMYTCSSLDTEIVLKWSKLLEYDFFRIYTQHLILYAPASPKIKNTLSEDKKTGLPQFRKNIYTREVIDFILEQIKNGRMTREEIIIRYRIPKTTLHKWIGKYSR